A segment of the Lolium perenne isolate Kyuss_39 chromosome 3, Kyuss_2.0, whole genome shotgun sequence genome:
AAGAGGAAACCAACCAACATGAATATTTTCTTAGTTTAACCTGCTGTACAAACAAACTACAGAAGTTTCAAGTGGTGGACAATGTGGATACACATAGAAGACATCTGATGGTGAGCATGGATCTCTTATAACAATGTAAATTTGCATATCTTATTTTCGAAAATTATTGCAGATTACTGATGTATTTCTCTCCGTTTGATTCTTGCAGACATACTCTAACAGGAACTGAAGGCTTGGCGGAATTTTGTGGCAGCATAATGTACATTCGAACTGAATTTTACTGGGTATACGAGCTGGTGGGTTAACTTATGCCCAATGGAAGGCAGATACATGTGTGTCATCAAGTGTAATTAGGGGTTCACTTGGTAATTTAGTGGCCCCTACCCTAGTATTTACAGATAGTGGTGAATTTTTTTTTCACGATGGTTAAATTACTACAACACATAAAGTGGGATTTCCATGACCTGGCAATATAGTAATTTTTATGCAACATATTCTAGACCTCTTTTGAGTAAGTATTTATTCTTTCATGATAACATTTGATGAACACATACGCGGGAATTTCGATAACCTGGCTACATAATCCAGTAATGTTTATGCAAACACATTCTAGTCCTCTGTTGGGTGCATTAATTGTTGTATGCCTTTTGTAATTAATTTGTGTTTGGTTCAGGAGAGTAGTCTCGTGTTGTATATGTGGAGTGCAACATGCACACCAAGATTTAGATAACATGTGTCTCCCATCTAATTTTAGTCGTAAGTTGTAGCGAGCAAACTGCTCCACAGGTGTCCATCCAAAATTAAGCATGCAAGTAGGCAGATAGATTGTTGTTTCTGGAAAGGCACAAGGCACCAAACTGAAGGCCTATTCTAGGTGATCGACCGGATGCCCGGCCGGAGATGAGCTGCTTTGCATGCTTCAGGCCAGCGTCGGCAGTGgacgacgaggacggcgacggGAAGGAGGCAGCGCCATTGCCATTGCAGCCGTCGGCGTCCAAGAGGCTCGGCTCTAGACGCGGCAGCCTGCGCTCCTCCTCGACGCGCAACAATCCTGCGCTTCAGCATCAAGCACGGCCTAGCAACATCACGAGCTGCAGTGCCCGCGCCTTCACGTACGACCAGCTCGCTGCCGCCaccgacaacttccgcgccgactGCCTCCTCGGCGAGGGTGGCTTCGGCCGCGTCTACCGTGGCCGGCTCGAGGACGGCCTGGTGGTTGCCGTGAAGCAGCTGGACCTCAACGGCGTGCAGGGCAACCGGGAGTTCGTCGTCGAGGTGCTCATGCTCAGCCTCCTCCACCACGACAACCTGGTGAGCCTCGTCGGCTACTGCGCCGACGGCGAGCAGCGGCTGCTCGTCTACGAGTACATGGCGCTGGGCTCCCTCGCCGACCACCTCCTGCTGCTGGACAACAACAACGGCACCACCCGGGACCCCGGCAAGCCGCAGCCGGTGCTGGGCTGGGAGACGCGGATGCGGGTGGCGCTGGGCGCCGCGCGCGGGCTGGAGTACCTCCACGAGACGGCCAACCCGGCGGTGATCTACCGGGACCTCAAGTCCTCTAACGTGCTCCTCGACGACGCATTCTGCCCCAAGCTCTCCGATTTCGGCCTCGCCAAGCTCGGccctgccgccggcgccgccgagcGGTCGCCGCGCGTCATGGGCACCTACGGCTACTGCGCGCCCGAGTACATCCGGACGGGCCAGCTCAGCGTCAAGTCCGACGTCTACAGCTTCGGGGTCCTCCTCCTGGAGCTCATCACGGGGCGGCGCGCGGTGGACTCGGCCAGGCCGGCGGCCGAGCAGGTGCTGgtgacgtgggccacgcccatgtTCAAGGACAGCAAGAGGTATAAGGAGCTGGCCGATCCTCTCCTCAGAGGAGAGTTCCCGGAGAGGGACCTCAACcaggccgtcgccgtcgccgccatgtGCCTGCAAGACCAGGCCACGGCCAGGCCGTGCATGAGCGACGCCGCCGTCGCCCTATCGTTCCTCGCCGaggccgccgccacagccgcccaACCGCTGCCATTGCCCCCAACCCAACCCAATGATGAAGCAAACTTGGAAGAAGCCTAGTTATCTAGCGTAATTAATTGATTAGGATCGATCGAGCGTCTAACACTCCAACTCTAGCTTAATGAATCGATTAGCCCATTCATTTTCTCTTGCATACTCGTGTGTACTTACCGTGTTAATTGATCTGGATATGTTGACGAAGTAGATACCTGAATATCGTTGGAATGGAGGAAAAGTTTACAGGAAACTGAATGACTAGGATCGTCGGTGAGTGCATCATCGGTCACGATGAAAAGAAAGATTGGCATGGAATGGAAGCTTGTTCTAATCATCAAGGTGCCAAGTCTTTGTCAACCAAAAGCATTTGGATTTGATCTACGCACGTAAGCCGGGTCGATcttaccaacaacaacaacaacaaaagatACATGTCAGTCAGACGTGTAAAAGGTGAGATTTGAACGCATCAACAAGGACTTACGGGGAGGCCACATACGCAGTTAGCACTTTGTTCTGCTGCACCAAAGCGAGCAACCTATAATAAAAGCATAAAAGCAAGGTATGGCATGGACCAAATCGATCTCCTTTACCCACACACAATTTGATCCATTTCAAACTAAAATGTAGTTGCACGCATGCTTGCTTTTGCCGGCCCCCATTCTCTGAACTCAGATCAGAGATCCAGCTCTCCACGCATTACCTTAATCACTAAGCATATATACAAAACACCTAAGTAAGTAAGTAAGTAAGCAAGGCTCCATAATCTACATCTTCTGGTTGAATACTTACAAGTTACAATGAAGCCTGCATTGCAGGTTTTCAGAAAACTCCATAATGTTCTACCTAGACTCTGCTTCGCCCGGTGTGCTTTGGACAGTTTACCAAATTTCAAAGGTGCACAGGTTACTTTGCATTATTTAGCTTTTTTTTCTTAATAATTACTACGCATGAGAAAAGTAGAAAGGCTGGCAGAGCAGGATACACGGACATCAATATACAAACTCAGAAAATAAAAGTGAAAGTCCGAGCAAAGCAAAAGGCTGGATTTTCCAGATCATATGCACACACGGATCCACACAAGCTAGGAATGAAAAAAGCAGTCAAGAGTCGATCCCAGCAAAATCCAAAAGAAAAGGAAGCTCCCAGCAACTACCTAGCTCTCGCTAAGCAGGCTCACAGTCACAGCTACAGGGGTAGATAGAGAGTGTTCAGCACGCGCGCGCATACCTTGGCTAAGCAAAGCATCAGGAGcagatcttttttttttgaacaaggcaTCAGGAGCAGATCGTGCATTGCATTTGCATTTGAAGAGCAGCTCGCTCGCTAGCTAGCAGGGAGAAGGAGAAGATCAAGCAAGCAAGCATGATGAACCATCGGGAGCTGCCGTACCACCTGAGCAACACGGTGCTGGGCTACCTGAACCTGCTCACGCTGCTGGCGTCCATCCCCATCATCGGCGCGGGCCTCTGGCTCGCCCACGCCGCCTCCACCACGCCGGCCACCACGTGCCAGTCCGCGCTCCAGGGCCCGCTCCTCGCCGTCGGCTTCGTGGCATTCCTCGTCTCCCTGCCGGGCTTCATCGGCGCGCGCTACCACGTCTCCTGGGCGCTCTGGCTCTACCTCGCCGCcctgctcctcctcgtcctcgccctCCTCGGCGCCACCGCGTTCGGGCTCGCCGtcacggcgggcggcggcgggacgCAGGTGCCGGGAAGACCCTACCGCGAGTACCACACGCGGGACTACTCGGCCTGGCTCCGGCGGCACGTGGCCGACGAGAAGTACTGGCGCCCCGCGCTGGCGTGCGTGGCCAGCTCCAGGGCGTGCCGCGAGGTGGCCGGCTGGACGCCGGAGGACTACATGCGGCGCGACCTCACGCCGGTGCAGTCCGGTTGCTGCAAGCCGCCCACCTCCTGCGTCTACGGCGACGGCGAGCTGGCGGTGACCGCGGTGCAGGACGAGGACTGCTACGCGTGGAGGAACGACCCGGCGGTGCTCTGCTACGGGTGCGAGTCGTGCAGGGCCGGCGTGATGGAGCAGCTCCGCCGCCACTGCCACAACCTCACGATACTGAACGCCGCGCTGCTGCTCGTCCTCATCGCCGTCTGCTCCGGCGGGTGCTGCGCGTTCCGGAACGCGAGAAGGGCGGAGTACGCCTACGGCGGCGGCAGGATGTCCAAGATCCATCCACGCTGGGATTACTTCTGGTGAGTCTTGCTGAACTAGTCGTTAATTGTTCACCATTGGCCTAGCATGCTGCCATTGATTGATTACTTATACTGGCGAATGTTGCACTTACTGACGAATGCACGTACTACTTAGTTTCAGGTCGAGGTGGTGGCGTGGCCACAGAGAACAGATCTATTGACTAGAGAATTCTGGTGGTTCGATCAGTTGCCTCAACCCTCAAGTAAAGGAAAGACAGATTTTGTTGTagtttttgtatggagaaataatTGGTACAAAGTATTTTTTTTTGTCTTAGTTTGCGCTAGATAATCAGTCTTCTCGACATGAAAATACATATTGTAGCACAAGTAGTTAATTAAAGGAGTCCGTTTTTATTTCCTCCCGCCATGATTATTTGTGCGTGTCATGTATTCAATTCTTATTGGTCAATGGTAAATATCCATTATGTTGAGGTTGTCAGAAAAAAACGTCCATATTATCAAGAAGGTGACTCAAGACTTCTAAGAGCATTTCTAACTCCTCCCCTATGAAGAACCTAAGAAATTTGCGGCTGTACCCCCTCGCGTCATCTCCTCTA
Coding sequences within it:
- the LOC127346109 gene encoding probable serine/threonine-protein kinase PBL25 isoform X3, which produces MSCFACFRPASAVDDEDGDGKEAAPLPLQPSASKRLGSRRGSLRSSSTRNNPALQHQARPSNITSCSARAFTYDQLAAATDNFRADCLLGEGGFGRVYRGRLEDGLVVAVKQLDLNGVQGNREFVVEVLMLSLLHHDNLVSLVGYCADGEQRLLVYEYMALGSLADHLLLLDNNNGTTRDPGKPQPVLGWETRMRVALGAARGLEYLHETANPAVIYRDLKSSNVLLDDAFCPKLSDFGLAKLGPAAGAAERSPRVMGTYGYCAPEYIRTGQLSVKSDVYSFGVLLLELITGRRAVDSARPAAEQVLVTWATPMFKDSKRYKELADPLLRGEFPERDLNQAVAVAAMCLQDQATARPCMSDAAVALSFLAEAAATAAQPLPLPPTQPNDEANLEEA
- the LOC127346110 gene encoding tetraspanin-6-like isoform X2; translation: MMNHRELPYHLSNTVLGYLNLLTLLASIPIIGAGLWLAHAASTTPATTCQSALQGPLLAVGFVAFLVSLPGFIGARYHVSWALWLYLAALLLLVLALLGATAFGLAVTAGGGGTQVPGRPYREYHTRDYSAWLRRHVADEKYWRPALACVASSRACREVAGWTPEDYMRRDLTPVQSGCCKPPTSCVYGDGELAVTAVQDEDCYAWRNDPAVLCYGCESCRAGVMEQLRRHCHNLTILNAALLLVLIAVCSGGCCAFRNARRAEYAYGGGRMSKIHPRWDYFWSRWWRGHREQIY
- the LOC127346110 gene encoding tetraspanin-6-like isoform X1; translated protein: MMNHRELPYHLSNTVLGYLNLLTLLASIPIIGAGLWLAHAASTTPATTCQSALQGPLLAVGFVAFLVSLPGFIGARYHVSWALWLYLAALLLLVLALLGATAFGLAVTAGGGGTQVPGRPYREYHTRDYSAWLRRHVADEKYWRPALACVASSRACREVAGWTPEDYMRRDLTPVQSGCCKPPTSCVYGDGELAVTAVQDEDCYAWRNDPAVLCYGCESCRAGVMEQLRRHCHNLTILNAALLLVLIAVCSGGCCAFRNARRAEYAYGGGRMSKIHPRWDYFCFRSRWWRGHREQIY